Below is a genomic region from Raphanus sativus cultivar WK10039 chromosome 4, ASM80110v3, whole genome shotgun sequence.
CCGACAAGATCTGACATGAATCAGACCAAGAGACTCGAATGTCCATTTCTACTTTGAtctatataacaaataaaaaaccaTTGATTCTTGGTTGTTTTGATAAACTAGCTGATTGATTATTTACGTGAAATTCATCTATTGAATCAAAATAATCCATGGTAATAATTAATTGTTAGTTGTTTTAAGATTTGATAAGGTTTATGCTAGAGATATTTATTTgtaatgataatatttttaaaaatttacatctaaatgaaagttatataatagactttaaaaataatattatttgcagGTAAAAGTTTTCGGAGTTATGTtgaactaaattttataaattcgactatatattaaagtaaaattttgTATAGTTGCCTAGCGCCAGTTATCCAAAACAAACTAGTGAGAGAGATATGCTACGACCACAACCCTAGTCATTGTAATGACTTTTCGCATTTCATAAGGCTCGTTAGAAACTTTCTCTAGCATCCCCCGGATAGTCGTTCTCCTCCGCTGTTGAAGGTTTGTATTAGacatatttcttttataatgttttgttaTGCactaaatatgtatatgttttgttgatttttCAGGTACTTATGGGGTCAACAGATGAGTCAGTGCTTAACCATTTTAAGACTCGGTTCCCGCAACAGAGGCTGCCAGTTTAACGATTTTTTGTTGTCATGTTGTTTAActatcaaaattataatttaattgtttgattttttattttcaatttatctAATCCcttagactatatttgagaagtgatttgtaCATGTGTCATCACTATAATTACTCTCAACCAAAAAAAGATGAcatggtttaaaaaaaatatgacatggcatCGATTTAATTGTAACATGttaaattttctatattaaaatttatgtttttggtaagatttcttaaaaatagtaatgactattttctatatacgaattcatatttttggcaaagtttcgtaatatagtaataactaataaattttatatcaaattttttttacaagtatctattttggtaaaattttagaaatatggtaatactaataaattttatatatctattaaaataatataattatatatatagataataattacgaattttttttcatcaatttatgaatcatatttttattatcaaaataagtatagttatatttatatatttatcaacttatatatgttatttatattaatgtatatatttattagaactaatttaaaataaaagttaactgaataaaatataatatgaataaaataactgtataaatttttaattgttatttttacaatttaaataaaataaaattaaaaagttaaagtaaacttgaataaatcaaactagaaaaattacattatagttttactttttaactaataaaatttaaatttaagtacTGAAAATCGAAAATTTGTTTatgtaaaaatgtttttaaaatttttatatctgCGCATGGCGCAGGAAAACTCCTAGTTCATGTAGAAAAGTGAAGTAATTTTCATCAAGTCAAACAGCCGAAACAATGTTACACACAATATATAATCTGAAATGGATATgtatttgtttccaaaaaaactcaatattaaAAACTACCAAACCAATAAAAATGCTTTTATATCTTTCGTTTACAAATATTTACCACCATAAAAGTAATgtaatattgaaatttttaaatttttaaattttttcaaagaatctaaatgttgaaaatatatttaattttataaatctagatataaaatataacattccaaaattttatttatatccgCGATTTCACAGATATATACTTAGTACAAAACTGTTTATGTGAATAATGGGTTGTTAACAAGTTTATACGcgtttttgtcaaaaaaaaaacaagtttatACGTGGCAAAAATAGCGTCACACTATAGTTCTATCAACACAACTAAAGTTTATACGTGGCAAAAATAGATTAATTATTGTTTGATTGATTGCTGTGATTGCTTGACATGAATGTATTGATTGAGCTAGAAAGAATTGAACATAAGTTGATAGATGAGTGTATCGAACATGAATCTGGATAATGTGTTATGCAATTTGAATTGAGTGGGACACCGAAAACGGGTGGTGTCTAAAGTGAGGTCAATTGGTATGACTAGAAATCGATAAAAATGAATGATGATAAGAATTAATCTGGATATGATTGAAAGTTAATAAGATGGTAGAGGGTTATGACGCCCCCAAAGAGAGATGAGGTTGTGTTCTAGTTTGGCGAGTGCCGGTCTGGCATGTCGATTTGGCAAGTGCCCGTTGGGAAAATGCCGGTTGGGTGGAGAGTGGTGAAACACGAGGTGTCCGGGCGGTTGGCTTGGGGGCACTAGTGGATTAGAGGTCTAGAGGTGTAGGTcagttaaatataattatatgtgTCGTAATGAATAAGTTCATTACATTATGTGATGTTGATAATAACATTGATGACTTGATTGTTAGTGGCTAGTCAATTCTTGTATCGCAGTGAACAATATAGAGAGGTTCATGCGGTGAGACCGGTCTAAAACCGCTTCACTAAACATAATCCATTTACTTATGTTCTTTTTCCCATTTTCCTTGTGTACATGATAATAAGTAAAAGTGAGGATATGGTTGGATTAGTATTTCTAACCAAAAGCATCAAAGACTCCCGAGACCAGGAACGGGACACAACGGTATTAGACACGTGTAGATAACATCCGTTCTAAACCCTGGTTCGGACGACAGGAGAGCGGGTCGTTACATTATTTGAGCTAGGACAAGAGATGGTCATAAAGATACGGAGACCAACCAAGATGAGAAAATGAAGAGATACATCAAGAACAATGAGTAGTAAATGATCCACCCGGATCCCGTGTGGCTCCTGCcgtgaaacaaacaaaacaaccaTTCAGCTACCAAGGCAATTCCAGATGTGAACGTAGCTGAGACTGCTTATGACTAAAACTTTCACAATCGCTGGATTCGGAATTTCCAGGAATGCTCTCCTTGTTTTGGCGAACCACCCCACCCTACAGTCTCCAGCACTTTGTTCATCTTTATTTTTCagaaatgattttttgttttgttttattttctctcCTCTCCTCGGTATAAAAGGACAGACTAGTATAGTGAACGTTAAAGTTATGTatgaaaaataagattttgTAATCTGAAAACAGTtaagatttgtttttaaaaccgAAACAGAttctaaacatattttttaaacatatttgttttttacCATACACAAAAACAAAGACCACCTAAACTTAATAATAAGAACTAAGAGCTGCAGACCGTTGAGGCTAGTTACTTGATAGTGATGTAGCGGTTGGTCCCGTGCCTAGCCCAATAGTCTTTTAGGTCAACATGAGACGAGAGATCATATCCTTCTGCTGCTAAATGGCTTAGTAATCTGGAGAAAACATTCCCGCTCATTTTCCTACCGCCCACCCGAGAATGCCTCTTGTTTGGCATCTGTGGTAACGGATACTGCGACAAGGTGGTCGTGCAGCAAGACGATTGCCAACCACCGTTCCCCCATTTGTAACACTGATGCGCAGAGCCTGTGCACGTGCAAACCGGCACGGGCATAGTCTTCTCATCAAAGGTGACCAAGTTTAAACCGAAATGGTTAGTGTCCCAATCTTTTTTACATTTCTTTCCAGGAGAAGCAACCAGAAGGTTCAGATCTTCACCcactttctttccttttttccttttgattGCCTTGGTCGTGTTAGTTgatgtagtagtagtagtagggCAGACATCATCAAGAGTGAAAccatcatcattatcaccatCCCCTTGATAGCGCTTACCACCACCGGACATAGCAAAGTTGAGACTGTTTTCATGGTGCTGAAGGGCAGCAAGAGCATTGTCCCTCTCGATCAAAGCTTTATCTCTTTCGGCAAGGGCTTTGTCCCGTTGCTGAAGGGCTTGGTCTCGAGCTGCGACGGCTTCCAATTTGGCGGAGACAGCTTGGTTGCGTTCGTGAACAGCGGCGTCTCTTTCGGCGAGGATGGACATGATCTTTTTGTTCATGACCAAGGCATTGTGTTGCTCTTTGATCTGATGGTGAGGTAGCATATTCCACTGTACAACACACATTGGTTGAGTTAAGTAAAGATTTGAAGACAAAAAGCACAAATAGATTTGTTTTTTGTACCATAGAGTTTGCTCCTTTTAAGTAATCAGACCCATTTGCATACTGCCCACCATTCTCCATtcttcaacaaaaaaaagaagatgaaagctTCTTCTGTCTTTCTCTGAAACAAGTGTAATAATTAGAAGAAGCAGAGACATAATCAATCTAATAATTTCTCAGCTAGGGTTCCGTCCGTCGTCAGAGCATAATAATCTAAATTCCCAGGAAACATGTCACAAAGGATACGAATAGTGTAGAATTGATCTATCTAAAAAAAAGCCTTTGCGCCCTAAAACAAACAGATAttggaaaaatacaaaaaaaaaatcgaaacacTTTCAATAATACCCCCAGACCAGACATATTAGAAAACATAAAAGGCGCGAACGCTTACGAGCTTGTAGAAGAAACAGGCAAATGGATATATTGATTGAGAAAGAGATCTTAAGGCAGGCAGGCAAGGCAAGCAGGGAGAAGAAAGATGAGTGTCAGAATGACGAACGACGAGAAGAAGcagaaaggaaaaagaagagagggagagggagagggagagagagagagaactctACTTGTCATTTTACTAACATGCCCTCATCTCTAATACTACCAAGCTCGAACCCTTATAAAGGACAACCTCGTCttttccttccgatctttcctTAGTGGAAAATTAGAATCTGTTAAAAAGAGTTATATGCTATGGTTTCTTCTCTTAGAAAGACAAGAGCGTCTGATCATCATTTTTTAGCGTAGAGATCAATGCCCCCCAAAACTTGGCCGGTTGTACTTGCTGTCCATGCTTTTCATCACCTCTTTCCTCAATTCCAAGTCCAAAAGCCTTCTCTTCCGGCTTCAACGTCTCTGATGGTATAACCACTGTGTTGTCCACCTAAGCACTACCTGTGCCACTGTCTATTTGTATCTCTCCTCCGCCACTTCCTGTATTTGGTTCATATCAACAACCAGAAGGCTGGTTCAGTCCTTTTATTTTAAACGTCAGTCAAATTAAGGTTCAGCTactaaataagatattttttttttttttgtgaaaacttGAACGCCATTATCCCCATCAGTAATCATATATTCTATATCCTATAGGTAATAACCAAATATTTAGATGATTGATAGCCTCCTATACCTGATACCAATATTTGATTATTACCTATAGGCTATAGGATATTAGTTAGATCAAAATAAGGATATATAAGTCATTTGTTTATTAAACTCATACAAATGGACATAGAGATGTGTAAAATTTGTTCCATCTGGATAGAAAAACAAACATATTCAAACTATATCAAAATAGATCATTTGGATGGAAAAGACTCATAAAACTCCCaacaaaaaagaatcaaacaGAAATCAAGACATAGAACAAAGCTAATCCCATGAATTAAAACGAAATTTACTACTCTGTTAATTTTGTGTATaaacagtaaaataaaaataaagacttTCATTCTAGGAatccaaaaatcaaaatacacttttAATTGGAAAAAATGCCAAGATCTACAGGGAGGAATTAATAAACTGAGCTAACAAGCTCAACAGAAAAACCCCAAATCTAATACAATTTTCCCAATAAAATTTTACAGCTCTCAACAAACCCTCACGACAAAACCCGAAGCAACAGTCGAGATGGCGGTAagagatttgagagagtaaaGAGAAGTAAGTTACAGTGAGTTGACAGTTAGGCCCGATGGGCCAACCATTGAGTAATCCCTGATGGGCTAAATAATATGCAGACTTGGACCAATACGCACCGTAGTATAAGGTATGGTTCATATAAAAGGAACGTGATCACCGTTTCTTTAACTTTTAAGTTTTGCTTCGGTGGTTGGGAAATATCAATTCCGTTGTCGCTCACACAGGTAATAATAATATCCTCTAATGGTCGGGCTAGCTCAATCGATTCGATTCGATTGATATCCTCCCTCCTAGTTTTGTgacttttggttttttttttctaaggaTCTTTATCTTCGAATTCTAGGTTTTGTTGAT
It encodes:
- the LOC108849541 gene encoding protein BASIC PENTACYSTEINE4 — translated: MENGGQYANGSDYLKGANSMWNMLPHHQIKEQHNALVMNKKIMSILAERDAAVHERNQAVSAKLEAVAARDQALQQRDKALAERDKALIERDNALAALQHHENSLNFAMSGGGKRYQGDGDNDDGFTLDDVCPTTTTTSTNTTKAIKRKKGKKVGEDLNLLVASPGKKCKKDWDTNHFGLNLVTFDEKTMPVPVCTCTGSAHQCYKWGNGGWQSSCCTTTLSQYPLPQMPNKRHSRVGGRKMSGNVFSRLLSHLAAEGYDLSSHVDLKDYWARHGTNRYITIK